One segment of Choloepus didactylus isolate mChoDid1 chromosome 15, mChoDid1.pri, whole genome shotgun sequence DNA contains the following:
- the LOC119510145 gene encoding small integral membrane protein 15-like, translating into MFDIKAQAEYVVEWAAKDPYGFLTTVILALTPLFLASAVLSWKLAKMIEAREKEQKKKQKRQENVAKAK; encoded by the coding sequence ATGTTTGATATAAAGGCTCAGGCTGAGTATGTTGTGGAATGGGCTGCAAAGGACCCATATGGCTTCCTTACGACAGTGATTTTGGCCCTTACTCCATTGTTCCTAGCAAGTGCTGTACTATCCTGGAAATTGGCCAAGATGATTGAGgccagggaaaaggagcagaagaagaaacaaaaacgtCAAGAAAATGTTGCAAAAGCCAAATGA